The segment CTGACTTGCCCTGAGGTGCATGGCCCCTCTACGTGGACAGCGTTGAAATTGTCTCAGGCAATTAGACCGTACTACCTGAATGCAACAGGATGAAAATCCGCACTTGAGAAACTGTTTACAAAGCCTACTTTAATCTCATTATAAAGGCATTGCTCTGGCGTCATACCTTAAAAGCAGAATCCTAATTTCGCTGTCAGTTTCTGTTAAATATGAGCGTGTTGTGTTTGCTTCTTTTCCCGCCTTTTTGGAGTGAGTCCCTAGGGGTATGGTTCCCTCACGGGTTGGTTGTCTATATCAACAGGTATATACCTACCGCAGTGGTACAACAAGGACATCAATCATTTATAACTTTCAACGGGAATACCTAGGTATCTTACGAAACAGGTTGATTGGGTGTTGGCAACTATTAATGGACTCCACTCTGGAATAATTTGGTATGctaaaattatgtatttttaataTAATCTGAATTTTACTGACAATTGGagattttataaaaacatgaCGTAACAGTGAAATGTTGTGTTATTcactttgttgtttttttgttagggGTGGCTTTGTACATTTTTTCCTTGCAGAATTTGTtcagtttattttaaaacatttaaaaaagaattcctaaattttgaaatgaactgTGTGTCAAtgcaatttaattcaatttattttatatttaacaaTGAAAATGTAATCGTTACGTGAGCATGTtgaaatataattaaaaaaactcaTAATCAAGGTAATATTTAGTCACTAAAAAACCTAATGATTTCTTTTCTCAAACTGTGTATACAAAGTAATACCGTATAATGCATAGACGTTacgaaattaaataaaaatacccaGTTTAAAAATAAACGTGTCACGGCTTTGAGATTTAAAACCTgtctttggtttgttttcttgGTGCAGCTTCAATATCAATCTTGCGATCACTTACGAAATTATCAAGGCAATATCTTTAAATTAAGCCTCCATCAAAACCACCACaactaaaatgttttttctttttcacaagTCAGCCGTAAATCAATAATATGCTATTCAACACTAGACCCCCATATCATACAATAACCTTCCGGTAAATGAATTAAATTACTGTTTGATGCCAAGAAGCGCATCTataaattattcattattttttaggCCGAATTTGTATTGATCAACCTTGAAcagtttaatattaataaaaatatccACACTCGGATCGGGTTCTGAAAGAGCATTTGCTTTCAAGTAAATACGGTTGTTATAAATTAAACGCGCAGTTTGGTACCTTTTCACACATTTttgatgtttgttatttcaatcTTCTGCTCGCACAGTAAGATGTCACAAGCCACCATAACGTCGCTATATTCTTTCATCAACACGTACACATTATTGGAAATTTAATTAGATTGCGGGAAAAGTCAGAGAATTAATTCTACTGGAATTTTCGAGAAACACCTTGAGgttgttttcaataaattattttgcCGTTTCGTGCAAAAGATGAAATTTAATACTACATACTTTTCGTAAAAAGCTGTTTACAAAgtaatattgatttatttcaaaAGTCATGTTTATTGATAAATTCAATAAATTCGATTAATGCTTTCGACATCCCGTAATAATAGTCCGTTTTGATTGGTTGACACGTTTTCTAAGTATGACTCACGTGTGGTTGATGTTGCCCCTGATTGGTTCCTGTGGTTTCTTCTGTTCGATTGTAGTTCCACGTGTCTTCATTTGTCGGGTTACCTTACTGTGTGGTGTCACACGTTGTCAGTTTGGATGGAAATGGCTGGTAATTACATGTAGTGGTATCCGCGTTTCGTTTATCTCATGTTTCCCCTTAAGCAACCATGCACGATTGCTTCATGGGTAACCGGTTCTTAAGTTGTATTGATTCAAATCTGGTTGGTTGAGAATAGTTCACTTGTTCTTGCCGGTGAGTTGGACCCTTATTTGTTCGATTGGATCGTCAAttgaaattaaagaaaaatcagTAGTTGTATGGATAGCAAGCTTGCAAGTCTCGCTGTTCTTCTTGCCAGGCAAAGTGAATGATTTCCTTAATATACAAGTTATATTGCGGCTAAAAGTTTAGTAGCCCGACTTATTAATTTGAGGTCTTCCGTCACCTTCAGTTGATCCCCACATTCTACACAGATAAAACTCGACCACGGCCACAAGGGATTCCAGATTAGACCCGTCACCCAGATCACGGATATTAAGTTTTCTCGAAGTTTTTGCATTGAAAGAGTCAATTTCACCGCAGAAGGTCAAGAGcggaagagggcgctatacgcCTTTGAATAGTTGTTGATCCAGCCTCaattgaaaaaatcaaacaaagtgCTCGACTGAATGTgctaagtttgcattgtttttaGTGTATCACTTAATAAGTCTTATAAGTCTTCCACCCTTTTTTCAGGAACGACCTACCCCTGGGTCAGGAGCAACGAGTGTCCGAGCAGGCACACCCACTGAGCCATACTAATCCCCCTGCCATCCCTCCACCAACCCCCACCAACATGGACCAACTACGCTCCATCGGGACCCATCTTCGCTCATCCATCCTCCGCTACGGGGTACCAGTTTATGACGCTAAGGGTGAGGATATCGAGCTGTGTACATCGGTTGCCAGCGAAACGACTCTCGGTAGCCTACAGCCTAATGGACACATCTCTCTGGCTGAAACTAAGACTGAGGGCGTACCTCTTGACCCCGATGACCCCGCACACAGAGGTAAGGTCACACCGTGTTCCCTTTAAGTTTATACAATAGTACTGATGACGAAAcagtttgacgaccaattggCTGAAGAGTGTGAAACCAAAAGAGAGTGTCTTTGCACAACAGTCTGAAATGCATGACCCAGTTATATCACTTAaacattgtgtcctacaaactgGACTTCATTACTGCATAGCTATAGTATTACCAAGCATAAAGCCAAAAAGGGCCTGATCAATTATTGTTGCACCGAATGTGTATAGGCCATTCTTTGGAAAGCTGATACCTGTTAAGCCAGATATACCTTAGCTATGAAACGACTGGCtcaatttctaaaaaaaatatgtagtATTTTCTAGCGGATTGTTTTGTAACCAACTTTCTGTTCATCATTTTAATCTAGGCACCAGTTCGGTATGGCAGGCGGGCTGGAATGTAGGCAACTGCATGCAGGGTATAGGTATGCTGAGCTTACCCTATATGGTGAAAGAGGGCGGGCTTGCTGCACTTATAACGATGGCTGTGGTGCTCATCATTGGAAACTACACAAGCAAGGTAAACCTTGTCTGAAGACACTCAAAGATGATACCCCtctttttaaaagcacaaaacttgttcaAAAGCAGGGAGTGTTTTTGTAACTACAATATGCGTCTaattgtgggttcaaatcccggctGAGACAGATTGGCCCGTCACTTCTCGAGTATTTACGGGACTGTGATCATCAAATTAATGATTCTTTTGTGTTTCCCTCTCAATTTTCTTTGTACGCAGATTTTAGTGTACAGTCTCTACGAGGATCAAATAACCGTTCATTCAAAAGGCAAACCAGAAAAGGTACGTGTGCGAAAGACGTATGCAGACGTAGCGGATGCCTGCTACAAATATGGCGGCACAACCCTgaatattatgcaaattattgACGTCATAGCCGTGGCGGCGCTCTACTTGGAATTAGCAGGTTCTCTCCTAGTGGACACTTTTTACATGGCTGGACTCTCGAAGCTCTCCTGGACCATTATATGTGGGATGTTCTTACTGCCGACCATTTTCTTCCGGCATCTGACTAAGATTTCCTGGTTGAGCTGCGTTGCTGTGGTGTCACTTATCATAATGTTCTTCAGTGTGGTGTGGTACAGTCTAGGCAAGAGTATATCCTGGGACATAACAAGTGTTCCTGCCTTCAATCTTCAAAGGTATTCAGTGAGTGCGTCTATTATACTCTTCAACTTCGGGACCCAGTTCATCATGCCTGGTGTTGAAGACAGCATGAGCGACCGATCCAAGTTTAATGTGATGGTCAACTTTACTTACGTCATAACGGGCGTTTTAAACATCGCGTACGCCCTCTTTGCTTACCTATCCTTTGGTTTAGATACCAAGGAGTTTATCACGTACAACATGCCACTCGGGCCGCTTCAGGGCGCCGTGAGCATGTTGTTTGTCATCAAATCCCTCCTGTCCTACCCCTTGATGTTATTCCTGGTCGTGAACTCCGTAGACTCCATGAAGCTGTCCTTCTTACCGCCATGCAGTGGGCCGACCCCAGACCGCATGCCGCCCGCCTGGGCAATGATCTTTCGAGCGCTGCTCGTTCTATTCACCCTCCTTCTTGCCGTAGTGATACCGCACTTCACTCTACTCATGGGTGTGACTGGCAGTCTAACGAGTCCGTGGCTAGACTTTATATTCCCATGTATCTTTTACTTGAAATTGAAACGGAATTCGTTGGCATGCTGGGAGGTGTGTTTAAACTGGTTCATAATAGGTGTAGGTTTTGTTGGTGGGATTGTGGGATTGATATATTCATCAATAGCATTGATCAATGCTTATTCTGAAGACTTCAGCTAAGCACAGTAGGCCTATGTATATACAAGATACAACTCGTCGGGACATGTGGCAATGTTTATTAACTTGTTTCATTTCGTCATCCTAAGCTTCAACACTTAATTTGAGTCTGTATATAATTTTCGGTTCACCCATGGACAGGTAGTTGCAATCTTACAGGTTTCTGTCGATAGAGGGAAGCAACACATTTAAATACAACTCAATGTCTACAGTTTTGCTGTCAGGTTTTCATTCTCAAATGGAACGCCCAGTTTCAGTTTACAAGCATACAGACAATTTCCCCTTGATACTTACCACAGAAATATACTTCTAAttcttttttaaccaaaaaggagACACACTATATTTGATTTCCACCTTATTTGGTTAAATTTATTCAGGTGGGAGAAAAACAACATATCCCATCGTATACAAGGTTCGTtcaatcacaaaaacaaatgtaattACAACCCTTTCCacgaaatatgctaattacattcacgcatgcgcaCAGACACTATTGGTGGGCAAACACCATAATCTTAGAGTCGTTTTCCCCTTCTTGTAGTCTTTTAAGGTAAGGCTTATACTATGAGGTTGGTGGCAGATGACTTATCAGCCAGCTAAGGAGAAACCCGGCAAGACAAATTAGAAACTCAAATGATAAAGTGCCAACCAGTGTATGCAAGACATGCCTTCGGTTGTGTGATGCACTAGGCAGACGACAAGACATGCCTTCGGTTGTGTGATGCACTAGGCAGACGACAAGACATGCCTTCGGTTGTGTGATGCACTAGGCAGACGACAAGACATGCCTTCGGTTGTGTGATGCACTAGGCAGACGACAAGACATGCCTTCGGTTGTGTGATGCACTAGGCAGACGCTCAAACGTGTATACAAGACATGCCTTCGGTTGTGTGATGCACTAGGCAGACGCTCAAACGCGTAAACAAGACATGCCTTCGGTTGTGTGATGCACTAGGCAGACGCTCAAACGTGTGTACAAGACATGCCTTCGGTTGTGTGATGCACTAGGCAGACGCTCAAACGCGTATACAAGACATGCCTTCGGTTGTGTGATGCACTATAGGCAGACGCTCAAACGCGTATACAAGACATGCCTTCGGTTGTGTGATGCACTAGGCAGACGCTCAAACGCGTATACAAGACATGCCTTTGGTTGTGTGATGCACTAGGCAGACGCTCAAACGCGTATACAAGACATGGCTTCGGTTGTGTGATGCACTAGGCAGACGACAAGACACGCCTTCGGTTGTGTGATGCACTAGGCAGACGCTCAAACGCGTAGAAAAAGGGCCATGTTCCCTACTATTTAGCTCACCAGTGGTGTGAACCATGCGCATGCGCGGTTCGCAAACATAAGCTGGGGTTTTTTTAACGCGAGGTGGCAACAGACATTACATATAGTTCT is part of the Asterias rubens chromosome 4, eAstRub1.3, whole genome shotgun sequence genome and harbors:
- the LOC117289535 gene encoding vesicular inhibitory amino acid transporter-like; amino-acid sequence: MRVCLQCRDRWENIRPESRQPKRKDFRNDLPLGQEQRVSEQAHPLSHTNPPAIPPPTPTNMDQLRSIGTHLRSSILRYGVPVYDAKGEDIELCTSVASETTLGSLQPNGHISLAETKTEGVPLDPDDPAHRGTSSVWQAGWNVGNCMQGIGMLSLPYMVKEGGLAALITMAVVLIIGNYTSKILVYSLYEDQITVHSKGKPEKVRVRKTYADVADACYKYGGTTLNIMQIIDVIAVAALYLELAGSLLVDTFYMAGLSKLSWTIICGMFLLPTIFFRHLTKISWLSCVAVVSLIIMFFSVVWYSLGKSISWDITSVPAFNLQRYSVSASIILFNFGTQFIMPGVEDSMSDRSKFNVMVNFTYVITGVLNIAYALFAYLSFGLDTKEFITYNMPLGPLQGAVSMLFVIKSLLSYPLMLFLVVNSVDSMKLSFLPPCSGPTPDRMPPAWAMIFRALLVLFTLLLAVVIPHFTLLMGVTGSLTSPWLDFIFPCIFYLKLKRNSLACWEVCLNWFIIGVGFVGGIVGLIYSSIALINAYSEDFS